A stretch of the Vidua chalybeata isolate OUT-0048 chromosome Z, bVidCha1 merged haplotype, whole genome shotgun sequence genome encodes the following:
- the SPINK4 gene encoding serine protease inhibitor Kazal-type 4, producing MPGRELLLLVAMVTLVAAGGAELNERGGLRRPVCEDLVRLQACPLLYLPICGTDGNTYANECQLCVEKMKTRHDILILKDGECQDT from the exons ATGCCTgggagagagctgctgctgctggtggcaatGGTGACTCTGGTTGCTGCCGGAG GGGCAGAGCTGAATGAACGGGGTGGCCTGAGAAGG ccagTGTGTGAAGACCTGGTTCGCCTGCAGGCCTGCCCCCTCCTGTACTTGCCCATCTGTGGGACCGATGGGAATACCTATGCCAATGAATGCCAGCTCTGTGTGGAAAAAAT GAAAACCAGACACGACATCCTTATTTTGAAAGATGGGGAGT